One genomic window of Triplophysa rosa linkage group LG11, Trosa_1v2, whole genome shotgun sequence includes the following:
- the rln3a gene encoding relaxin-3a encodes MMWKITVLTVCLLLAGVEALDSPSYGVKLCGREFIRAVIFTCGGSRWKRSLTNTDEILDLLNSDDNNAADSSLLLPGSSFSQHSTDFNTLAQGEQEGAVFRRPARSAISEEVLEALRTVDRKGRDVVVGLSNACCKWGCSKGEISSLC; translated from the exons ATGATGTGGAAAATCACAGTTCTTACAGTGTGTCTGCTGTTGGCTGGAGTTGAAGCACTGGACAGCCCTTCATATGGAGTGAAATTATGCGGCCGGGAGTTCATCCGTGCTGTCATCTTTACCTGCGGAGGCTCTCGATGGAAACGCTCTTTGACCAACACAG ATGAAATACTGGACCTATTAAACTCAGATGACAATAACGCCGCAGATAGCTCGCTGCTTCTTCCCGGTTCTTCGTTTTCCCAGCATTCCACTGACTTTAATACTCTGGCACAAGGTGAACAGGAAGGTGCTGTATTCAGGAGGCCTGCGCGTTCTGCCATTTCAGAAGAGGTGCTCGAAGCGTTGCGGACCGTTGACAGAAAAGGACGTGATGTAGTGGTGGGACTCTCCAATGCCTGCTGCAAGTGGGGATGCAGCAAAGGAGAAATCAGCTCCCTTTGCTAA